From Streptomyces griseorubiginosus, one genomic window encodes:
- a CDS encoding M15 family metallopeptidase, with translation MTDIITLADPRVAAVRPDECGEPLVDLRVGGQLLLDERQADGDGSYAHLRAGALERLVRAQRLLPAGIRLLVVEGYRPPDLQRRYFEQYAATLRKDHPDAGPERIRELASAYISPPEVAPHVSGGAVDLTLCDHTGRELPLGTEVNATPEESGGACRTHAPGVSAEARANRALLGRVLGATGFVNYPTEWWHWSYGDRYWALLRRVPAARYGPAAPPRPPA, from the coding sequence GTGACCGACATCATCACGCTTGCCGATCCTCGGGTCGCCGCCGTCCGGCCGGACGAATGCGGGGAGCCGCTCGTCGATCTGCGGGTCGGCGGGCAGTTGCTGCTCGACGAGCGGCAGGCCGACGGCGACGGCAGCTACGCCCATCTGCGGGCCGGCGCGCTGGAGCGGCTCGTGCGGGCGCAGCGGCTGCTGCCCGCCGGGATCCGGCTGCTGGTGGTCGAGGGGTACCGGCCGCCGGACCTCCAGCGCCGCTACTTCGAGCAGTACGCGGCGACCCTGCGCAAGGACCACCCGGACGCGGGTCCCGAGCGGATCCGTGAGCTGGCGAGCGCGTACATCTCACCGCCGGAGGTCGCCCCGCACGTCAGCGGCGGCGCGGTCGACCTCACCCTGTGCGACCACACGGGCCGCGAACTGCCGCTCGGCACCGAGGTCAACGCCACCCCGGAGGAGAGCGGCGGCGCCTGCCGCACCCACGCACCCGGCGTCAGCGCCGAGGCACGCGCGAACCGGGCCCTGCTCGGCCGCGTGCTCGGCGCGACCGGGTTCGTCAACTACCCCACCGAGTGGTGGCACTGGTCGTACGGCGACCGGTACTGGGCGCTGCTGCGCCGGGTCCCGGCCGCTCGCTACGGCCCCGCCGCCCCACCCCGCCCGCCGGCCTGA
- a CDS encoding BTAD domain-containing putative transcriptional regulator — translation MLQVRLLGPVEVWQGNRRAPLGGVRPLAVLSALVVHLGEVLSTERLVDSVWDEQAPATANALVATHVSAVRRALARVDAAEVIRTRPPGYVADLDPAQVDARRFEELLASGRSEAARGHVAEAAELLSEALGLWRGQEALEGLAQSFARIEAARLAELRLVAQEESFGLHLELGRADRTIAPLLAHVAAHPLRERPRGQLMTALFRTGRVSDALRTYQEGREALREELGIDAGPELRALHKAVLTNDPALLGPEDRRGEGSRAAEGFGSGTGPRPRPRSQGAARPGAGASPPGSSPSGGGSRAHESPRFGTGSRPGESDPLSPGSGAHESTPFGFGSGAHESTPPGSGSGARESFPFRPGFRPHESQPSVPGSRSPHESDTFGPGSRSSVAGRQVGERAAVRRTAAGAGAATRPAPSHLPPDIADFVGRADQIDWAVSLLGGVDDPGRTAPPIGVISGRSGTGKTALAVHVGHRTAELFPDGRLFVDLRAADTAPLQPADALARLLRAMGAEPETLPSSVEELTGLYRTYTGHRRILLILDNAAGEAHVRPLLPPGPGSAVLVTSRRRLVALEGAAHLDLTVPGQDEALELLRRVAGADRTDAEPEQTAEIVSLCGRLPLAVRIAGARLAARPHWVPGRLAARLRDERLRLNELRAGDLELRTSLELGYADLDPQEQRALRRLALLDLPDFAAWIAAPLLDIGTEEAEEAVERLVDCHFIDVIGVDGTGRSRYRIHDLAREHARERCLSEESAEERSAAVLRLVECWLGLAEKAAARGPGGAARYFPEPASVRPVDPRDPGAEEELLARPAAWFAAEQAGLLAAVDHCADHGLDRAARDLAGALIASSVALYNQFDAWSRSHTAAMAAVRRSGDREGEAWLHVGLGQLRYEQDEFEESYGYFRDALRLFEALEDVPQGTAQALVGMATARREQALFAEALELFGAALERYGPDGDRGALAQVLYGIGCVHREQGQGADAREAFTQALELYRAEDDRFGAALTVRSLGLCHRAEGEWAAAEGLLRDALRGFADLHDTLGLMYTEQSLAKVELRQGRLGEARERLERCLEVARDRQDRFGEALVLRTLGEWHLAAGDAVAARGPLERALGRWEALRLPLWRARTLWDLGEVFDAVGESGAGSEARAEAMGVFRELGAREAGERG, via the coding sequence ATGCTCCAGGTACGGCTACTGGGTCCGGTGGAGGTGTGGCAGGGCAACCGGCGGGCCCCGCTCGGCGGGGTCAGACCACTCGCCGTCCTGTCCGCGCTCGTCGTCCACCTGGGCGAGGTCCTCTCCACGGAACGGCTCGTCGACTCCGTCTGGGACGAACAGGCCCCCGCGACCGCCAACGCCCTCGTCGCCACCCATGTCTCCGCGGTCCGCCGCGCCCTGGCCCGGGTCGACGCCGCCGAGGTGATCCGGACCCGGCCGCCGGGCTACGTCGCCGACCTCGACCCCGCCCAGGTCGACGCCCGCCGCTTCGAGGAACTGCTCGCGTCCGGCCGGTCCGAGGCCGCCCGGGGGCACGTCGCGGAGGCCGCCGAGCTGCTGTCCGAGGCGCTCGGACTGTGGCGCGGCCAGGAGGCCCTGGAGGGGCTGGCGCAGTCGTTCGCCAGGATCGAGGCGGCCCGGCTGGCGGAACTGCGGCTGGTCGCCCAGGAGGAGTCCTTCGGCCTGCACCTGGAGCTCGGCCGCGCCGACCGCACCATCGCGCCCCTGCTCGCCCACGTCGCCGCGCACCCTCTGCGGGAGCGGCCGCGCGGCCAGCTGATGACCGCGCTGTTCCGCACCGGCCGGGTCTCCGACGCCCTGCGCACCTACCAGGAGGGTCGCGAGGCCCTGCGGGAGGAGCTGGGCATCGACGCGGGACCGGAGCTACGGGCCCTGCACAAGGCGGTACTGACCAACGACCCGGCGCTGCTCGGTCCGGAGGACCGGCGCGGCGAGGGCTCACGGGCCGCCGAGGGGTTCGGGTCCGGTACCGGCCCGCGACCGCGGCCGCGGTCTCAGGGCGCCGCACGGCCCGGCGCCGGTGCCTCGCCGCCCGGTTCCTCGCCGTCAGGCGGTGGCTCCCGGGCCCATGAGTCCCCACGGTTCGGCACGGGGTCCCGGCCGGGCGAGTCCGATCCCCTTTCCCCCGGCTCCGGGGCGCACGAGTCCACTCCGTTCGGCTTCGGCTCCGGGGCGCACGAGTCCACTCCCCCCGGCTCCGGCTCCGGGGCGCGGGAGTCCTTTCCGTTCCGCCCCGGCTTCCGGCCGCACGAGTCCCAACCGTCCGTTCCCGGCTCGCGGTCGCCGCACGAGTCCGACACGTTCGGCCCCGGCTCCCGGTCCTCGGTGGCCGGGCGACAGGTCGGGGAGCGGGCGGCGGTGCGTCGTACGGCGGCCGGGGCCGGCGCGGCCACGCGACCCGCTCCCTCCCATCTGCCCCCGGACATCGCGGACTTCGTCGGCCGTGCCGACCAGATCGACTGGGCGGTCTCGCTGCTGGGCGGAGTCGACGACCCGGGCCGTACCGCCCCGCCCATCGGGGTGATCTCCGGACGCTCGGGGACCGGCAAGACCGCCCTCGCCGTCCACGTCGGCCACCGCACCGCCGAACTCTTCCCGGACGGCCGCCTGTTCGTGGACCTGCGGGCCGCCGACACCGCCCCCCTCCAGCCCGCCGACGCCCTCGCCCGGCTGCTGCGCGCCATGGGCGCCGAACCCGAGACCCTGCCGAGCTCGGTCGAGGAACTCACCGGCCTGTACCGCACGTACACCGGCCACCGCCGCATCCTGCTGATCCTCGACAACGCCGCCGGAGAGGCACACGTACGGCCGCTGCTGCCGCCCGGACCCGGCTCCGCGGTGCTGGTCACGAGCAGGCGCCGGCTGGTGGCGCTGGAGGGCGCCGCCCACCTCGACCTGACCGTGCCCGGCCAGGACGAGGCCCTCGAACTCCTGAGAAGGGTCGCCGGAGCGGACCGTACCGACGCCGAGCCGGAACAGACCGCCGAGATCGTCTCCCTGTGCGGGCGGCTGCCGCTCGCCGTGCGCATCGCCGGGGCACGGCTCGCCGCCCGCCCGCACTGGGTGCCCGGCCGGCTCGCCGCCCGGCTGCGCGACGAACGGCTCCGGCTCAACGAACTGCGCGCCGGGGACCTGGAGTTGCGCACCAGCCTCGAACTGGGCTACGCCGACCTCGACCCGCAGGAGCAGCGCGCCCTGCGCCGGCTCGCCCTGCTCGACCTGCCCGACTTCGCCGCCTGGATCGCCGCGCCCCTGCTGGACATCGGCACCGAGGAGGCCGAGGAGGCCGTCGAGCGACTGGTGGACTGCCACTTCATCGACGTGATCGGGGTGGACGGCACCGGCCGCAGCCGCTACCGCATCCACGACCTGGCCCGCGAACACGCCCGCGAACGCTGTCTGTCGGAGGAGAGCGCCGAGGAACGCTCGGCGGCCGTCCTGCGGCTCGTCGAGTGCTGGCTCGGACTCGCCGAGAAGGCCGCGGCCCGGGGCCCCGGCGGCGCGGCCCGCTACTTCCCCGAACCGGCCTCCGTACGGCCCGTCGACCCGCGGGACCCCGGGGCCGAGGAGGAACTGCTCGCCCGGCCCGCCGCCTGGTTCGCCGCCGAACAGGCGGGCCTGCTGGCCGCGGTGGACCACTGCGCCGACCACGGCCTGGACCGCGCCGCCCGGGACCTCGCCGGGGCACTGATCGCCAGCTCCGTCGCCCTGTACAACCAGTTCGACGCCTGGTCCCGCTCGCACACCGCGGCGATGGCTGCGGTGCGCCGCAGCGGCGACCGCGAGGGCGAGGCGTGGCTGCACGTCGGACTGGGCCAACTGCGCTACGAACAAGACGAGTTCGAGGAGTCGTACGGCTACTTCAGGGACGCCCTGAGGCTGTTCGAGGCCCTCGAGGACGTGCCGCAGGGGACGGCCCAGGCCCTGGTCGGCATGGCCACCGCCCGCAGGGAACAGGCCCTCTTCGCGGAGGCCCTGGAGCTGTTCGGCGCGGCGCTGGAGCGGTACGGGCCGGACGGCGACCGCGGGGCCCTGGCCCAGGTGCTGTACGGAATCGGCTGCGTCCACCGGGAACAGGGGCAGGGGGCGGACGCCCGCGAGGCCTTCACACAGGCCCTGGAGCTGTACCGGGCGGAGGACGACCGGTTCGGTGCGGCGCTGACCGTGCGTTCGCTGGGCCTGTGCCACAGGGCGGAGGGCGAGTGGGCGGCGGCGGAGGGGTTGCTGCGGGACGCGCTGCGGGGGTTCGCCGACCTCCACGACACTTTGGGCCTGATGTACACGGAGCAGTCGCTGGCGAAGGTGGAGCTGCGGCAGGGGCGGCTCGGCGAGGCGCGCGAGCGGCTGGAGCGGTGTCTGGAAGTCGCCCGCGACCGGCAGGACCGGTTCGGGGAGGCGCTGGTGCTGCGGACGCTGGGGGAGTGGCACCTGGCCGCCGGTGACGCGGTGGCCGCGCGGGGGCCGTTGGAGCGGGCGCTCGGTCGGTGGGAGGCGTTGCGGCTTCCCCTGTGGCGGGCGCGGACGCTGTGGGATCTGGGTGAGGTGTTCGACGCGGTGGGGGAGTCGGGGGCCGGTTCGGAGGCCCGGGCTGAAGCGATGGGTGTGTTTCGGGAGTTGGGGGCCAGGGAGGCGGGGGAGCGGGGTTAG
- a CDS encoding lysylphosphatidylglycerol synthase transmembrane domain-containing protein produces MSLLPLEGPPGPLPAPAPAPLPSSAPAPAPAGSRRSLSRLTRRLLTLLPLLLIAVWAVLDWRALYDGTARLADADPGWLLVALLWTCLGWVSASVVRQGALPERLPPGLLVASQFAAGAANHVLPASLGAHAVTLRFLQGRGIPLARATASLALYSLVRPIAKTLVLVGFLVTLPGLLRLGELVPDRRMLFLPVAAAALGLGGTLLLLVLVRPLRRPAVTFVRTALTDARRLHTMPSRVLALWGGAAAAPLLQASVIHAVGASLGVTLSWAQVAFAYLAASTAVGSVPAPGGIGPVDAAMVFTLSVYGVPVSIGTAALIGYRVLTVWLPLLPGVLCMSALVHRKVL; encoded by the coding sequence GTGTCCCTGCTTCCGCTCGAAGGTCCCCCGGGGCCGCTCCCCGCCCCCGCCCCGGCCCCGCTCCCGAGCAGCGCCCCGGCCCCCGCCCCCGCCGGTTCCCGCCGCTCCCTGTCCCGTCTCACCCGCCGGCTGCTGACCCTGCTGCCCCTCCTGCTCATCGCCGTCTGGGCGGTGCTGGACTGGCGTGCCCTGTACGACGGCACCGCGCGGCTGGCCGACGCCGACCCCGGGTGGCTGCTGGTCGCGCTTCTGTGGACCTGCCTCGGCTGGGTGTCCGCCTCCGTCGTACGCCAGGGCGCGCTCCCCGAGCGGCTGCCCCCGGGGCTCCTGGTGGCCTCGCAGTTCGCCGCCGGTGCCGCCAACCACGTGCTGCCGGCGAGTCTCGGCGCCCACGCCGTCACCCTGCGCTTCCTCCAGGGCCGGGGCATCCCGCTGGCCCGCGCCACCGCCTCGCTCGCGCTGTACTCGCTGGTCCGGCCGATCGCGAAGACACTGGTGCTGGTCGGTTTCCTGGTCACCCTGCCCGGCCTGCTGCGGCTCGGTGAGCTCGTCCCGGACCGGCGCATGCTGTTCCTGCCCGTGGCGGCCGCGGCGCTCGGTCTCGGCGGCACGCTCCTGCTGCTGGTCCTGGTCCGTCCGCTGCGCCGCCCGGCGGTCACGTTCGTGCGGACCGCCCTGACCGACGCGCGCCGGCTGCACACCATGCCCAGCCGGGTCCTGGCCCTGTGGGGCGGTGCGGCCGCCGCGCCCCTGCTCCAGGCGAGCGTGATCCACGCGGTCGGCGCCTCGCTCGGCGTGACGCTGTCCTGGGCGCAGGTCGCGTTCGCGTACCTGGCCGCGAGCACCGCGGTCGGGTCCGTGCCCGCGCCGGGCGGCATCGGCCCGGTGGACGCGGCCATGGTCTTCACCCTGTCCGTCTACGGCGTTCCGGTGAGCATCGGCACCGCGGCCCTGATCGGCTACCGCGTCCTGACGGTGTGGCTGCCGCTGCTGCCGGGGGTGCTGTGCATGTCGGCACTCGTGCACCGGAAGGTTCTTTGA
- a CDS encoding beta-N-acetylglucosaminidase domain-containing protein → MDSFINFRRTAAALLLALGLAAPGAPASAAPRQPAPQVWPTPQHMTVGKGRLPVPDRVVEVVGPGTDPSARRVVEAALKAAGADRITTVHSGDRPPPGALTVYLGGPGENRATAQILKQLHAGSPSGLPSGGYVLAAGRSRGRSLLALSGADATGTFYAAQTLRQLLDGRRELPALTIRDWPTAALRGVIEGFYGTPWTHTERLAQLDFYGRTKQNVYVYSPKDDDYLRARWRDEYPPAELAQLKELVDRATADHVRFTYALSPGLSVCYSSEADIKALVTKFDSLYAIGVRSFAIPLDDISYTKWNCPEDEKEFGTGGGAAGAAQAQLLNTVWKRFSAQHPDLEPLETVPTEYSDLADSPYKKALRERLDPSVVVEWTGVGVIAPTITTDQLKQAREVYGHPILVWDNYPVNDYVTSRLLLGPYTGREPGVAAQATGVTANPMVQAEASRLALFTSAAYLWNPNAYDPREAFLASVRDLAGQGTGAAKWLRVFAENNYSSQLDATESPTLTGLIAAFREALQQNSGVDRAAARLKSYFAGMAATPAQLRAHLDNPGFLDETSAWLDKLGSYGSAGETAVDLLLAHKAGDTTAVSRYWGELQADRKELDAVPQQVSPGVMDQFLYTTMLENAPDPGVEASFSPPSLSLKPGASATVTLDLSDSRTGPVSWKLDVPTGVTATPSEGTGTQATITLTGRTVGVHSVVVEGTGILDRALPVQVTDGTGTPRALTADFSGASVSSIDLSSGTTTDIAVGANPGEVVVSADGRTAYAANQGSNTVSVIDVASAEVTATVPVGKVPAGLALTPDGDTLWVANYTDGTVQSIDTATLKTGTPTPVGDGPENMAITPDAKTLYVANIHDNTVTPVDLTTAKAGRAIPVGPSPFNVVAAPDGRTVYVSNSGGSTVTPINTATNDTEPTLLVTGQAYGLGLSPDGRTLWVSPSNGDTITPVNTVTGAPGTPVKVGRSAFDVSLNWDGTTAYVTTADANALVPVDTSTGSTGNAYTTGAYPLAVALTPVPVN, encoded by the coding sequence GTGGATTCATTCATCAACTTCAGACGTACGGCCGCCGCCCTGCTCCTCGCCCTCGGCCTGGCGGCCCCCGGGGCCCCCGCCTCCGCCGCGCCCCGGCAGCCCGCGCCCCAGGTCTGGCCGACTCCGCAGCACATGACCGTCGGAAAGGGCCGACTGCCCGTCCCCGACCGGGTCGTCGAGGTCGTCGGACCCGGCACCGACCCCTCCGCCCGACGGGTCGTCGAAGCGGCCCTCAAGGCGGCCGGCGCCGACCGCATCACCACCGTGCACAGCGGCGACCGCCCACCCCCGGGCGCCCTCACCGTGTACCTGGGCGGCCCCGGCGAGAACAGGGCCACCGCCCAGATACTGAAACAGCTCCACGCCGGCTCCCCGAGCGGCCTGCCCTCCGGCGGCTACGTCCTCGCCGCCGGCCGCAGCCGCGGCCGGTCCCTCCTCGCCCTCTCCGGCGCCGATGCGACCGGCACCTTCTACGCCGCCCAGACCCTGCGCCAACTCCTCGACGGGCGCCGGGAGTTGCCCGCGCTGACCATCCGCGACTGGCCCACCGCCGCCCTCCGCGGAGTCATCGAGGGCTTCTACGGCACCCCCTGGACCCACACCGAGCGGCTCGCCCAGCTCGACTTCTACGGACGTACGAAGCAGAACGTGTACGTCTACTCCCCCAAGGACGACGACTATCTGCGGGCCCGCTGGCGGGACGAGTACCCGCCCGCCGAACTGGCCCAGCTGAAGGAGCTGGTGGACCGGGCCACGGCCGACCACGTCCGCTTCACCTACGCCCTCTCCCCCGGCCTCTCCGTCTGCTACTCCTCCGAGGCGGACATCAAGGCCCTCGTCACCAAGTTCGACTCGCTGTACGCCATCGGTGTCCGCTCCTTCGCGATTCCTCTCGACGACATCAGCTACACGAAGTGGAACTGCCCCGAGGACGAGAAGGAGTTCGGCACCGGCGGCGGTGCGGCCGGTGCCGCCCAGGCCCAGCTGCTGAACACCGTCTGGAAGCGGTTCTCCGCGCAGCACCCGGACCTCGAGCCCCTGGAGACGGTCCCCACCGAGTACTCCGACCTGGCCGACTCCCCCTACAAGAAGGCCCTGCGGGAGCGGCTCGACCCGTCCGTGGTCGTCGAGTGGACCGGCGTCGGCGTCATCGCGCCCACCATCACCACCGACCAGCTGAAGCAGGCCCGCGAGGTCTACGGCCACCCGATCCTGGTCTGGGACAACTACCCGGTCAACGACTACGTCACCAGCCGTCTCCTCCTCGGCCCCTACACCGGCCGCGAACCGGGCGTGGCCGCGCAGGCCACTGGGGTGACCGCCAACCCGATGGTCCAGGCCGAGGCGAGCCGGCTCGCCCTGTTCACCTCGGCCGCCTACCTGTGGAACCCGAACGCCTACGACCCCCGCGAGGCGTTCCTCGCCTCGGTCCGCGATCTGGCCGGACAGGGCACCGGCGCCGCCAAGTGGCTGCGCGTCTTCGCGGAGAACAACTACTCCTCCCAGCTCGACGCGACCGAGTCCCCCACCCTCACCGGGCTGATCGCCGCCTTCCGCGAGGCGTTGCAGCAGAACAGCGGAGTCGACCGGGCGGCGGCCCGACTGAAGTCCTACTTCGCCGGCATGGCCGCCACGCCCGCCCAGTTGCGCGCCCACCTCGACAACCCGGGCTTCCTCGACGAGACCTCCGCCTGGCTGGACAAACTCGGCAGCTACGGGAGCGCGGGCGAGACGGCCGTGGACCTGCTGCTGGCGCACAAGGCCGGGGACACGACGGCGGTGTCCAGGTACTGGGGCGAACTCCAGGCCGACCGCAAGGAGTTGGACGCCGTACCACAGCAGGTCTCACCGGGCGTGATGGACCAGTTCCTCTACACGACGATGCTGGAGAACGCCCCCGACCCCGGCGTGGAAGCGTCCTTCTCGCCCCCCTCCCTCTCCCTGAAACCCGGGGCATCGGCGACGGTCACCCTCGACCTCTCCGACTCCCGGACCGGGCCGGTCAGTTGGAAGCTCGACGTGCCCACGGGCGTCACCGCCACACCCTCGGAAGGCACCGGCACACAGGCCACCATCACCCTCACGGGCAGGACGGTGGGCGTGCACTCGGTCGTCGTGGAAGGCACCGGCATCCTCGACCGGGCACTGCCCGTCCAGGTCACGGACGGCACCGGCACGCCCCGAGCCCTGACGGCCGACTTCAGTGGCGCGTCGGTGAGTTCGATCGACCTCTCCTCCGGGACGACGACGGACATCGCCGTCGGCGCCAACCCCGGCGAGGTCGTGGTGAGCGCGGACGGCCGTACCGCGTACGCGGCCAACCAGGGTTCGAACACGGTCAGCGTGATCGACGTGGCGAGCGCCGAGGTCACCGCCACGGTGCCGGTCGGCAAGGTCCCGGCCGGCCTCGCCCTCACCCCGGACGGCGACACGCTCTGGGTGGCCAACTACACGGACGGCACGGTCCAGTCGATCGACACCGCCACTCTGAAGACGGGCACACCGACACCGGTGGGCGACGGTCCCGAGAACATGGCGATCACCCCCGACGCCAAGACCCTGTACGTGGCGAACATCCACGACAACACGGTCACCCCCGTCGACCTCACCACCGCCAAGGCGGGCAGGGCGATCCCGGTGGGCCCGAGCCCCTTCAACGTGGTGGCGGCCCCCGACGGCAGGACGGTCTACGTCTCCAACTCGGGCGGCTCGACGGTGACTCCCATCAACACGGCGACGAACGACACCGAACCCACCCTCCTGGTCACCGGCCAGGCGTACGGCCTGGGCCTGTCCCCGGACGGCCGCACCCTCTGGGTCAGCCCCAGCAACGGTGACACGATCACCCCGGTGAACACGGTCACCGGCGCCCCGGGCACCCCGGTGAAGGTGGGCAGGTCCGCCTTCGACGTGTCCCTGAACTGGGACGGCACCACGGCCTACGTGACAACGGCGGACGCCAACGCCCTGGTCCCGGTGGACACGAGCACGGGCAGCACGGGCAACGCCTACACAACGGGCGCATATCCGCTGGCAGTCGCCCTGACTCCGGTACCTGTGAACTAA
- a CDS encoding SIS domain-containing protein yields the protein MSVESVSAQGFAEQSLDVLRHVTESAREDVRRAAGLIADCIRADGVIQAFGTGHSQAMVLEIAGRAGGLVPTNRLQMSDLVLYGGDAPSVLDDPLLERAPRVAVRLYDLAAPAPQDLFVIISNSGVNNVIVEMALHAKSRGHRVLAITSLTHTSAVPAGHASGKKLVDLADVVLDNAAPVGDAMMALPGGGAVGALSTLTGVMLVQMAVAEASGLLLASGERPPVYVSANVPGGFEGNLELEKRYAGRVRRTAT from the coding sequence GTGTCCGTCGAGTCAGTCAGCGCCCAGGGCTTCGCCGAACAGAGCCTGGACGTCCTCCGTCACGTCACCGAGTCCGCCCGCGAGGACGTGCGCCGAGCCGCCGGGCTGATCGCCGACTGCATCCGCGCCGACGGGGTGATCCAGGCCTTCGGCACCGGGCACTCCCAGGCGATGGTGCTGGAGATCGCGGGCCGTGCGGGTGGGCTCGTGCCCACGAACCGACTCCAGATGTCCGACCTCGTGCTGTACGGCGGGGACGCGCCGAGCGTTCTCGACGATCCGCTGCTGGAGCGCGCGCCGAGGGTCGCCGTCCGGCTGTACGACCTGGCCGCGCCTGCCCCGCAGGACCTCTTCGTGATCATCTCCAACTCCGGGGTCAACAACGTCATCGTGGAGATGGCGCTGCATGCGAAGTCGCGGGGGCACCGGGTTCTCGCGATCACCTCGCTCACCCACACGTCGGCCGTGCCGGCCGGGCATGCGAGCGGGAAGAAGCTGGTGGATCTGGCGGACGTGGTGCTGGACAACGCGGCGCCGGTGGGGGACGCGATGATGGCGTTGCCGGGGGGTGGGGCGGTGGGGGCGCTGTCGACTCTGACCGGGGTGATGCTGGTGCAGATGGCTGTCGCCGAGGCGTCGGGGTTGTTGCTTGCGTCCGGGGAGCGGCCGCCGGTGTATGTGTCGGCCAACGTGCCTGGTGGGTTCGAGGGGAATCTGGAGTTGGAGAAGCGGTATGCGGGGCGGGTTCGGCGTACGGCCACCTAG
- a CDS encoding MurR/RpiR family transcriptional regulator produces MPPTDVTTLIRTELPRLAGSLRKVGELILEDPAAVTHCSAAELGRRTGTSQATVTRFCRAIGLDSYQHLLIELAQERGRGEVSDWGSAEIGPDISPDDSLERVVQVVGSADLRAIQQTIERIDLDALERAAQALAKARRIDVYGVGGSGAVAQETETRLFRIGCQVRGWTEVHGAATSAALLTPADVAIGISHSGATRETLEPFEMAKERGATTIAITTDPRSPLAKAADIRLISATSETSFRTGSIGGRHSVLMIVDCLYVRVGQVAYQRASASLALTDHITPQHAVKNRRAR; encoded by the coding sequence ATGCCTCCGACGGACGTCACCACACTGATCCGCACCGAGCTGCCCCGGCTGGCCGGTTCCCTGCGGAAGGTCGGCGAGCTGATCCTGGAGGATCCGGCCGCCGTCACCCACTGCTCGGCCGCCGAGCTGGGACGCCGCACCGGAACCTCGCAGGCCACGGTGACCCGGTTCTGCCGGGCCATCGGACTCGACTCCTACCAGCATCTGCTGATCGAACTGGCCCAGGAGCGCGGGAGAGGCGAGGTCTCCGACTGGGGCTCGGCCGAGATCGGCCCCGACATCTCCCCGGACGACAGCCTGGAGCGGGTCGTCCAGGTGGTCGGCAGCGCCGACCTGCGCGCGATCCAGCAGACCATCGAGCGCATCGACCTCGACGCCCTGGAGCGGGCGGCCCAGGCACTGGCCAAGGCCCGCCGGATCGATGTGTACGGCGTCGGCGGCAGCGGCGCGGTCGCCCAGGAGACCGAGACCCGGCTGTTCCGCATCGGCTGCCAGGTGCGCGGCTGGACCGAGGTGCACGGCGCCGCCACCTCCGCGGCCCTGCTCACCCCCGCCGACGTGGCCATAGGGATCTCCCACTCGGGCGCCACCCGCGAGACCCTCGAACCCTTCGAGATGGCCAAGGAGCGGGGCGCGACCACCATCGCCATCACCACCGATCCGCGCTCCCCACTGGCCAAGGCCGCCGACATCCGGCTCATCTCGGCGACCTCGGAGACCAGTTTCCGCACCGGCAGCATCGGCGGCCGGCACTCCGTCCTGATGATCGTGGACTGCCTCTACGTCCGGGTCGGCCAGGTCGCCTACCAGCGGGCCAGCGCCTCCCTCGCCCTCACCGACCACATCACCCCGCAGCACGCCGTGAAGAACCGCCGGGCCCGCTGA